The region GAGCAAAACAACTATTTCAACAATGGCTTcttacaaagaaaaaataaagatttaggTGCCAAAAACGCAGCAGTTAATTGTCGTCCCTATGTTTACATGCCGTCGATAGCAATCAATTCATACACCGTGAACAAACTTCTCGTTGGTTAGTTTAAAATATTTGTCTTTGtgcagacaaacaaaacaacttgaCGTAAAATTGccgttttttccttttttaaatcgGCCTGCTGTGGTTCTGCTCAAAGTTTCACGTAGACTATTGGGAAACTGTAACACTGCATTGTAAAAGAAAGAGTTTCCCTAACCTGGAGAGATATTCACCCTCCTCTTAAAGAAAATGCTTCGGTGGGGAACTGTGGCAGCACATAGTGCTTGTGGTTCAGTTAGCGCCGTTTGGTGGCCCCTCTGGGATGAGTGACATGAAAAAGGTTATGATGAATGACCATGTGGAGGACAAGAAGCCTGTGTGGGGGGCGCTGTTAGGATCTTCCGCTCCTTCCTCTCCGCTTTCCCCATCCTCATCATCAGAACCGTCATCCAACACTCCTTCCTATACGAGGGAAGTCAAATTACAAGAATCAAGTGAGATTATATCTCCCTGACGCTCAGTGCACAAGATTAGGCAAGAATATGAGAGTCATATTTGACTGTGAAATGAGATATCCACTAAATTAGCTTCAGGCATAACGCCCCACACTTTGTCTACATacttaaaaaacatttcttcatTCCCCTATGAAGTCAAAATGCCATTTTAGTGTTTTTAGCTCATCTTTCCCTTCCACTAGACCGgcaaattacattttttctaACCTAATTAGAACAACAACATAAATAACAGACCATCTGAAATCAAGTAAATGTCAAAAAACTGTGATTGACCCCAATTGACCTCATTTTCATgatctttgttgttttcttaaattGAGCAATCTACAATACAATACCACTGTTATGAGTTATTAAAGAAGAGTGGTGTACTATATCCTTCAGCTATCTGGAAACTGGTACTTCATTTCACAGCTTATACtgcagataaaaaataaatgataccGATAAGAATCCAATCAGTTCTGAGTAAAGCACCAGTGGATGAGAGAGACAGTTACCATTTCTTGTAAGTCTTGGTTTTGTGGCTCTCCCTCGGCATCATCCTGATTGGCTCCGTCTCCGGGAAGCTGAAGTTCGTTCTCCAGGTTAAACGGAAACCAGCCGGCCTGATGCCTGCAGGCAGAAACAACGAGAaaagaaattacaaatgttTCACAGTGTTGGTCATATCAACTTATTATTCATTATACTCTTGAGTAATCTTTGAGGTACTTATAATGCGGTATGAAAATAACAAATCCCTGTCGTGTCtacaaaatatgttttataaaaATTCTAAGAGCCTTTAATGTTAAGATAAAGgcaaaatatataaaagtaaTGCATTGTAAAAATCGAAACTTCTGTTGAGTCTTCATAACTTTAAAATTCAGGTACTTCTTTCCAGTTATATTAGGGGAAACACAACAGGGAATCTTCAATGCAGCGCCGCATGAAGACACAGGAAATCGCTCTAATCAGAGAGCATTCAACCAATGTGGCCTTCATTGTAAAGGCAACcattttttaaagataaatgcTTTCCGGAGAAAAGCATTTATCTATTGTTGTGAATTTCGATGTGAGATGAGACCGAGTATCACCCACAATTACTGCCTTTTGTTAAAGTACAAATCCAAAAAAGCACTAACAAAATCATGAGACCCAACAATGCAGTAACAGAACAAACACTACTGTAAGTACAGACAGGCAAGATTTTCGAGTATTTCTTAGAGTATATAGAAAATAAATTCGATAATTTATGTGACTGTTTCTTAAAATAtccattttcttgtttttccctACGCCTGGAACGATGTAGCATTCTGGTACCACAAGAAAGTAGCGATAAAAGCACCTTTGAGTCATTTGTCAGCCACTATAATGAGTACAGTGTCACTGTGCTGTCCTGTctggcttttaaatgtgctctataaataaagattgttgttgttgttgttatattaaACAATACCAGAAACTCTCCCAGTTAAAGCTAGCGTGTCACCGTGCGTGCTGCAAATACACTTTATTTCAGTTTCAGAGTTTGAAGATTGTTTTAGTGTAGTTCGGGTCACTGTATTGTAATGACGGGCATTTAAAACACATGTTTAAAGTAAACTCACAGGTAAAGCACCAGCATGGCCATCATCACCATGACAAAGCGGCTGAAGGACGAGTAGAAGTAGACTATACTGAGTAAGATGGCAGCACGTGAAAATGTGTACACCCAATCCAGCCAGTCCCGATTGAGCTCTTCCTCGTTCAGGATCTCCCCTCCTTGGGCATTCATCTGGACTTCTGGGTTGCCGTGGCGACCCACTTGGGGTCGTTGACTCTGGGGATGGGACTGGTTAGACTGGGTCGAGGTCTGGTCGGGCCTGAGGTGCTGAGAGGAGGCGGCAAGTAACTGACTAGAGGACGAGAGACAGATGGTGGTAACACTGTTTGAACACAGCCCTAAaaacctttgtgtttttaaatggaGAGACTAAAACACAAATGGACTTACTAATGCATGTAGTACTGCCTGGCATACAGCTGCTGCCACCACATGAGTGTCATGGGGTTGTAATAAGCGGGCATATTTGCGGGAGGCATCGACTGAGCAGAGTGTTGGTTCCAGCTGGAAAAAGAGGGTGCAATATGAAAACAGTGACATTCTCCATTTTTGGAGAAGAGGTTTTAGTCAGAGCCAAAGGAAAAACATCAGCACTGTAAACATGACAACATTATATATCAGTAAATTTGGGTTTTTACTGATTTCTGCataagttttaatttatttgggATTTTTTCCAATCTATACAGGctcaaatatacacacacacacactcaaaaagCCTTTTTATAAGTGGTGCTGAAGGTTCTACAGTGTCTTTTACTTTGGCGGGGTCTGATTAATCGTCATAAATGAGTACAGctggtagtttctctttgccagCATAAAAAGGATTAGGATGCAAGCACTAATTTGATTGACAAAATTTAAGACGCAATGTGCATAAAGTTGCCAAGTCCAAATCATTAAGATTGTTATGTAAAGTGTCTTGAGTAACATGTTAAAACTACTTAATAATGAAGTTTATAAGCAGGTGTATTTGcattgtttttctattttcatcATTAGTTGGTCTAGGGAAACAGTTTCCTGAACTACCCTTCACACCTGCACTGCAGTTCAGTAGCTTACCTGTACATAAATTGTGGATACATCTGGTGGTAAGGGAAGGATCCAGCTCGGTGTCTGAGTCCATCACTGCTCCCTCCCGTAGAGGAGTGGCTATCCTGACCAACTCCATTGGAGTTCTGAGGGGCCTGTAAccagagagggggaaaaaaaagttctaTTTTCTTGCTCGTCCAAACACAAAGGTAAGTGACGTTTTTAAATCTCCAGAGATTTGCAAATTACAGCAGTTAGGGAGCTGATGAAAGAAAATATGGCGATGATGAAATGAAATGCAAGGTCTAAGAAGCACACGGCTGACCCACCGTGGGACGGGCTGTGCTCTCCTGGGGCTTGTTACTGCAGCTGCGGGTGGGCTTTGGGGAGCTGGGAGGGGTTCGTGAGGCGCACACCAGATGGAGCATATGGTACTCGTCCTGCTGTAGAAGCCAATAAGAGCTCATTATTAAACACAGCTTAAGTGCAGCATGTTCTTTGGACTTGTTATTTTTAAACCTCAAGAACACTTCAAAGCGCTTCTAAATCTATTTTGTGGACATTTGCTTTATTAGATTAATGCAAAGACAAGAATACTATACATTAAGCTTTTCTACAAGGCTACAGATCTAAATCCTTCAAAAGAGTTTTCCAAGTTACTATCTTTGTTAATTACTTATCTAGATATACCTTAATCAGGTGCtggaaaactttaaaaatgttgCTTTCAGGTTTAAACAAGACAAAATTAACACGAGGGAAGCGACTGTTTCTAAACAAATCAGCAGTAACTCAGCATCCCAGCTTAACCTGTGATAACTGAAACAAATacacgattgtttttttttgtatgccGTTCCCCATTTATGT is a window of Maylandia zebra isolate NMK-2024a linkage group LG22, Mzebra_GT3a, whole genome shotgun sequence DNA encoding:
- the LOC101482892 gene encoding homocysteine-responsive endoplasmic reticulum-resident ubiquitin-like domain member 2 protein yields the protein MDQAVVDNPVTLVIRAPNQKYDDQTINCYQNWTVEKLKAHLSDVYPSKPSSKDQRLVYSGKLLLDHFTLKDVLRKQDEYHMLHLVCASRTPPSSPKPTRSCSNKPQESTARPTAPQNSNGVGQDSHSSTGGSSDGLRHRAGSFPYHQMYPQFMYSWNQHSAQSMPPANMPAYYNPMTLMWWQQLYARQYYMHYQLLAASSQHLRPDQTSTQSNQSHPQSQRPQVGRHGNPEVQMNAQGGEILNEEELNRDWLDWVYTFSRAAILLSIVYFYSSFSRFVMVMMAMLVLYLHQAGWFPFNLENELQLPGDGANQDDAEGEPQNQDLQEMEGVLDDGSDDEDGESGEEGAEDPNSAPHTGFLSSTWSFIITFFMSLIPEGPPNGAN